One stretch of Zhihengliuella flava DNA includes these proteins:
- the acs gene encoding acetate--CoA ligase has protein sequence MSTQTPPAAVPETAHTSSEPAPNLTARTAAEAAEQRWSEAERIAHWEAAARRLTWDTEWHTAHTLVPADAEARRGPRISWFEGGTLNAAVNCADRHVAAGRGDKVALHFEGEPGDTRTVTYAELTELVSQAANALESLGIGQGDRVVIYLPVLVETIVITLACARIGAIHSLVFGGFSAEALKFRVEDTGAKLLVTTDGQFRRGAAVAVKDNADAAVAGENNIENVLVIKRTGHTDVPWTAGRDVWWHDVVDPQPRTHRAQAFDAETPLFIMYTSGTTGKPKGLVHTTGGYLTNASWSHEFLFSHPDPAERENDVHWCTADLAWVTAHTYEIYGPLSNGVTQVIYEGVPNAPHPGRHFEIIQRYGVTSYYTAPTLVRSLMGWFPDGIPQSYDLSSIRLAGTVGEAVNPEAWRWLRTQVGRDALDPVNPAAGIPMVDTWWQSETGATVLSPRPTDTAFKPGSGTRPLPGVGIDIVDDDGARVAVGAQGKIVLTSTSPSMARTVWGNPERYYTSYWEDYVEQGWFLAGDGAKFDGDGDAWILGRIDDAINISGHLLSTIEIESALVSHPAVVEAGVCPTPDAKTGHAATAFVVPADRSLVGVVARGNEAAEHLPDAVREAVRVLREQVAREIGPIAKPRDVVFVPDVPKTRSGKIMRRLLTQLFEQTPLGDTTSLQNEPCVAQIETICGAR, from the coding sequence ATGAGCACTCAAACGCCCCCTGCCGCCGTACCCGAAACCGCGCACACGAGCAGCGAACCGGCCCCAAACCTCACCGCCCGCACCGCGGCGGAGGCCGCCGAACAGCGGTGGAGCGAGGCCGAGCGAATCGCTCACTGGGAGGCCGCCGCCCGCCGGCTGACGTGGGACACCGAGTGGCACACCGCGCACACCCTGGTGCCGGCCGACGCCGAGGCGCGGCGCGGGCCCCGCATCAGCTGGTTTGAGGGCGGAACACTGAACGCCGCCGTCAACTGCGCGGACCGGCACGTGGCGGCCGGGCGCGGGGACAAGGTGGCGCTCCACTTCGAGGGCGAACCGGGCGACACCCGCACCGTCACGTACGCCGAGCTGACGGAACTGGTCAGCCAAGCCGCCAACGCGCTGGAATCCCTCGGGATCGGGCAGGGCGATCGCGTGGTGATTTACCTTCCCGTCCTGGTGGAGACGATCGTGATCACCTTGGCCTGCGCGCGCATCGGCGCCATCCATTCGCTCGTGTTCGGCGGGTTCTCCGCGGAGGCCCTGAAGTTCCGGGTGGAGGACACCGGCGCCAAGTTGTTGGTCACCACGGACGGTCAGTTCCGCCGCGGCGCGGCCGTGGCGGTGAAGGACAACGCGGACGCCGCCGTCGCGGGTGAGAACAACATCGAAAACGTGCTGGTCATTAAGCGCACCGGCCACACGGACGTGCCGTGGACCGCGGGCCGCGACGTGTGGTGGCACGACGTCGTCGACCCCCAGCCGCGCACTCACCGGGCTCAGGCCTTCGACGCCGAAACGCCCCTGTTCATCATGTACACCTCCGGCACCACGGGGAAACCCAAGGGCCTGGTGCACACCACCGGCGGCTATCTGACCAATGCCAGCTGGTCCCACGAATTCCTCTTCAGCCACCCGGACCCGGCCGAGCGGGAGAACGACGTGCACTGGTGCACCGCAGACCTCGCGTGGGTGACCGCCCACACCTATGAGATCTACGGTCCGCTCTCCAACGGCGTCACTCAAGTGATCTACGAGGGCGTACCGAACGCGCCACACCCCGGCCGCCACTTTGAGATCATCCAGCGCTACGGCGTGACCAGCTACTACACGGCGCCGACGCTGGTGCGCTCACTCATGGGCTGGTTCCCGGACGGCATCCCACAGAGCTACGACCTCTCGTCGATCCGCTTGGCGGGGACCGTCGGCGAGGCCGTGAACCCCGAGGCGTGGCGCTGGCTGCGCACGCAGGTGGGCCGGGACGCACTGGACCCCGTCAACCCGGCGGCGGGCATTCCCATGGTGGACACGTGGTGGCAGTCGGAGACCGGTGCCACCGTGCTGTCGCCGCGCCCGACAGACACCGCGTTCAAGCCCGGCTCGGGCACGCGCCCGCTGCCCGGCGTCGGGATCGACATCGTGGACGACGACGGCGCGCGCGTGGCGGTGGGCGCCCAGGGCAAGATCGTGCTCACCTCCACCAGCCCCTCGATGGCTCGCACCGTGTGGGGGAACCCGGAGCGCTACTACACGTCCTATTGGGAGGACTACGTGGAGCAGGGGTGGTTCCTCGCTGGCGATGGCGCCAAGTTTGATGGGGACGGGGACGCGTGGATCCTCGGCCGCATTGACGATGCGATTAACATTTCCGGGCACCTGCTCTCCACCATCGAGATCGAATCCGCGCTGGTGTCCCACCCCGCCGTGGTGGAGGCGGGCGTCTGCCCCACGCCGGATGCGAAGACCGGCCACGCGGCCACCGCTTTTGTGGTCCCCGCGGATCGCTCCCTCGTCGGCGTCGTCGCCCGCGGGAACGAGGCGGCGGAGCACCTGCCGGACGCCGTGCGGGAGGCCGTGCGAGTGCTGCGCGAGCAGGTGGCCCGGGAGATCGGGCCCATCGCGAAGCCCCGGGACGTGGTGTTCGTGCCGGACGTGCCCAAAACGCGCTCGGGCAAGATCATGCGGCGGCTGCTCACGCAGCTGTTCGAGCAGACGCCGCTCGGGGACACCACCAGCCTGCAGAATGAGCCGTGTGTGGCGCAGATCGAGACCATCTGCGGCGCGCGCTGA
- a CDS encoding ABC transporter permease, whose product MSPTPHTHSSRETPEHDVAAHVAVGSFGSSAVEPASEREQPATEPSGRGASRLLNTTGGRVILGAVVPVVMLAAWYLSTALGVFSPVQLPSPTAVWSAGVELMERGELGPHIGISTQRVLLGFAIGGLVGLAAGSLVGLSRLADALLSPTIGAFRAVPSLAWVPLLILWMKIGEDSKVTLIAIGAFFPVFTTVYLALRHVDKNLIEAARAFGMRGVKLLTAVQLPAVVPSIFSGLRLALAQAWLFLVAAELIASSMGLGFLLTDSQYNGRTDRLILTIILLAVIGKLSDAVLGLVERWAIKRWT is encoded by the coding sequence ATGAGCCCCACCCCGCACACGCACAGTAGCCGCGAGACGCCGGAGCACGACGTCGCCGCGCACGTCGCCGTAGGCTCCTTCGGGTCCAGCGCGGTCGAGCCGGCCAGCGAGCGAGAGCAACCCGCCACCGAACCGTCGGGCCGCGGCGCCTCGCGGCTGCTGAACACGACGGGCGGGCGCGTGATCCTCGGCGCCGTCGTGCCCGTGGTCATGCTCGCGGCGTGGTACCTGTCCACCGCCTTGGGCGTGTTCTCCCCGGTGCAGTTGCCCTCTCCCACCGCCGTGTGGAGTGCGGGTGTGGAGCTCATGGAGCGCGGAGAGCTGGGCCCTCACATCGGCATTTCCACCCAGCGCGTGCTGCTGGGCTTCGCCATCGGTGGCCTCGTGGGCCTGGCCGCGGGTTCGCTGGTCGGTTTGTCCCGGCTGGCGGACGCGCTGCTCTCCCCCACCATCGGGGCCTTCAGGGCGGTGCCGTCGCTGGCGTGGGTTCCGCTGCTGATTCTGTGGATGAAGATCGGCGAGGATTCCAAGGTCACCCTGATCGCGATCGGTGCGTTCTTCCCCGTCTTCACTACCGTCTACTTGGCGCTGCGCCACGTGGACAAGAACCTCATCGAGGCGGCGCGGGCGTTCGGCATGCGCGGGGTCAAACTCCTCACGGCCGTGCAGTTGCCGGCCGTGGTGCCGTCCATCTTCTCTGGCCTGAGGCTCGCGCTCGCGCAGGCCTGGCTGTTCCTCGTTGCGGCGGAGCTCATCGCGTCCTCGATGGGACTTGGCTTCCTGCTGACGGACTCTCAGTACAACGGGCGCACGGACCGGCTGATCCTGACCATCATCCTGCTCGCCGTGATCGGCAAGCTGTCCGACGCCGTGTTGGGACTGGTGGAGCGCTGGGCCATCAAGCGCTGGACCTAG
- a CDS encoding aliphatic sulfonate ABC transporter substrate-binding protein translates to MKSLTRTHRLLGLTTAVAATVALTGCAGENAEASAETLNVDFATYNPLSLIIKDQGWLEETLEDEGVEVNWLQSAGSNKANEGLRSEALHVGSTAGSAALLARANGTPIKTIAMYSQPEWSAIVTPEGSDIASVEDLRGKKIAATKGTDPYFFLVQTLQEHGMTIDDVTVENLQHADGWSALNNGSVDAWAGLDPIMAGAEEEGAELMYRNLDFNTYGFLNATEDFLENEPELAQTVIDAYQKAREWAAENPEETAEILADVAGLEEPIANKVILERSNLDVDPVPGDAQRSVLEAVGPIFVEIGDVSDQESIDEALETLFDPSFAENADSSTITESS, encoded by the coding sequence ATGAAATCTTTGACCCGCACCCACCGCCTGCTGGGACTGACCACCGCCGTGGCCGCCACCGTGGCCCTCACTGGCTGCGCCGGCGAGAATGCCGAAGCCAGCGCGGAGACCCTCAACGTGGACTTCGCCACCTACAACCCGCTGAGCCTGATCATCAAGGATCAGGGTTGGCTGGAGGAGACGCTCGAGGACGAGGGCGTCGAGGTGAACTGGCTGCAGTCCGCCGGCTCCAACAAGGCCAACGAGGGGCTGCGCTCCGAGGCGCTGCACGTGGGATCCACCGCTGGCTCCGCCGCCCTGCTGGCCCGCGCCAACGGCACGCCCATCAAGACCATCGCCATGTACTCGCAGCCGGAATGGTCCGCGATTGTCACGCCGGAGGGCTCGGACATCGCCTCCGTCGAGGATTTGCGGGGCAAGAAGATCGCCGCCACCAAGGGCACGGATCCCTACTTCTTCTTGGTGCAGACCCTGCAGGAGCACGGGATGACCATTGACGACGTCACGGTGGAGAACCTGCAGCACGCCGACGGCTGGTCGGCGCTGAACAACGGTTCCGTGGACGCGTGGGCAGGCCTTGACCCGATCATGGCCGGCGCCGAGGAAGAGGGCGCGGAGCTGATGTACCGCAACCTGGACTTCAACACGTACGGATTCCTCAACGCCACCGAGGACTTCCTCGAGAACGAGCCCGAGCTGGCCCAGACCGTGATCGACGCCTACCAGAAGGCCCGTGAGTGGGCCGCGGAGAATCCAGAGGAAACGGCGGAAATCCTCGCGGACGTCGCGGGCCTCGAAGAGCCGATCGCCAACAAGGTCATCCTCGAGCGGTCCAACCTCGATGTGGACCCCGTGCCGGGCGATGCCCAGCGCAGCGTCCTCGAGGCCGTCGGCCCGATCTTCGTGGAAATTGGCGATGTCTCCGATCAGGAGAGCATTGACGAGGCCCTCGAGACGCTCTTTGACCCGTCCTTCGCCGAGAACGCCGACTCCTCCACCATCACGGAGTCATCATGA
- a CDS encoding ABC transporter ATP-binding protein, with the protein MTSSTLSPAAATTASTAAPVASERALPVTFDAVSKAFGSATVLRDITLDVRPGEVLAILGPSGCGKSTLLRAVSGLDSPTTGAVRIGGTPVTGIAESAAFAFQEPRLLPWKSIRDNVAVGLPRGTDKSAGQQLVTELLEHVELAAHADHRPREVSGGMAQRASLARALARRPGVLLLDEPFGALDALTRLKMQDLLLDIHAKHPATILLVTHDVDEALQLADRILVLGRTPGTDGATVAECLEVPGRRPRDRSGTELSALRSRLLEELGVDPHRH; encoded by the coding sequence ATGACTTCCTCTACGCTGTCCCCCGCTGCAGCCACGACGGCCAGCACCGCCGCGCCCGTCGCCTCGGAGCGCGCCCTGCCCGTGACCTTCGACGCGGTGTCCAAGGCCTTCGGCTCCGCCACCGTGCTGCGGGACATCACCCTTGACGTGCGCCCCGGAGAGGTCCTGGCCATCCTCGGGCCCTCCGGCTGCGGCAAATCCACGCTGCTGCGCGCCGTCTCCGGGCTGGATTCCCCCACCACCGGCGCCGTCCGGATCGGCGGCACACCGGTGACCGGCATCGCCGAGTCCGCGGCGTTCGCGTTCCAGGAACCCCGCCTGCTGCCGTGGAAGTCGATTCGGGACAACGTCGCGGTGGGCCTGCCGCGCGGCACCGACAAGTCGGCGGGCCAGCAGTTGGTCACGGAACTGTTGGAGCACGTAGAACTCGCCGCGCACGCCGATCACCGGCCGCGCGAGGTCTCCGGCGGCATGGCCCAACGCGCCTCGCTCGCCCGCGCACTGGCCCGCCGGCCCGGCGTCCTCCTGCTAGACGAGCCGTTCGGCGCGCTGGATGCGCTCACGCGCTTGAAGATGCAGGACCTGCTGCTGGACATTCACGCCAAGCACCCGGCAACCATTCTGCTGGTCACCCACGACGTGGATGAGGCCCTCCAACTCGCGGACCGCATCCTGGTCCTCGGCCGCACGCCGGGCACCGACGGCGCCACCGTCGCCGAATGCCTTGAGGTCCCCGGTCGGCGCCCGCGGGACCGTTCCGGAACAGAGCTCAGCGCCTTGCGCTCACGCCTGCTCGAAGAGCTCGGCGTGGACCCCCACCGGCACTAG
- a CDS encoding LacI family DNA-binding transcriptional regulator — MATIREVAARAGVSAATVSRVVNGVPGFSEGTRERVKAAIDELGYEPDSLARGLKTSQSALLGVLAPAVSDALASQILSGVESAARESGHAVMLGRTGAGAELATDYLRTLRAYRPAGVVLISSAITPDMRRAAGSRIPLISVAIRKGSEFASIAIDDELAAYEGTKALLDAGHRRIGLLAGDESSVLVNKPRERGYRRAMAEAGATPLEERGNSLYESALPALERLWRRDPGLTAIFALSDEMGAAAVNEAQRRGLRVPDDLSVLGFDDTPTSRHVHPPLSTVAQPLVPMGELAVRVLLGEHGRNRILPHRLITRGTTGPVPAYSP; from the coding sequence GTGGCGACGATCCGCGAAGTGGCAGCTCGAGCGGGCGTCTCCGCCGCCACGGTGTCGCGCGTCGTTAACGGCGTTCCCGGCTTTTCTGAAGGGACCCGGGAGCGCGTGAAAGCCGCCATCGACGAGCTCGGCTACGAGCCAGACTCGCTTGCCCGCGGCCTGAAGACCTCGCAAAGCGCCCTTCTCGGCGTCTTGGCGCCGGCGGTGTCCGACGCCTTGGCCTCCCAAATCCTCAGCGGCGTGGAAAGTGCCGCGCGGGAATCCGGGCACGCCGTCATGCTGGGACGCACGGGAGCTGGCGCCGAGCTGGCCACCGACTACCTCAGGACGCTCCGGGCCTACCGGCCCGCCGGCGTCGTCCTCATTTCCTCCGCGATCACTCCGGACATGCGCCGCGCCGCGGGATCGCGCATCCCCCTGATCTCCGTGGCCATTCGCAAGGGCAGCGAGTTCGCCAGCATCGCGATCGACGACGAGCTGGCGGCCTATGAGGGGACCAAAGCACTCCTCGACGCCGGGCACCGACGCATTGGGCTCTTGGCCGGGGACGAGTCGTCGGTCCTCGTGAACAAGCCTCGCGAACGCGGCTACCGCCGCGCGATGGCTGAGGCCGGGGCCACACCGCTGGAAGAGCGTGGCAACTCGCTCTATGAAAGCGCACTTCCGGCCCTCGAGAGACTGTGGCGGCGCGACCCCGGCCTGACCGCAATCTTTGCCCTCAGCGATGAGATGGGCGCCGCCGCCGTCAACGAGGCGCAGCGCCGAGGCCTCCGCGTCCCGGATGATCTTTCCGTGCTGGGATTCGATGACACGCCAACCTCCCGGCATGTCCATCCGCCCCTCAGCACGGTGGCCCAGCCCTTGGTACCCATGGGCGAACTCGCCGTCAGAGTTCTGCTTGGCGAACACGGAAGAAACCGCATCCTGCCGCACCGATTGATCACGCGGGGAACCACCGGCCCCGTGCCTGCCTACTCGCCCTAG
- a CDS encoding ABC transporter substrate-binding protein: MKQRRSNRPFAVTAIVSIGALALTGCSSAASSESGDPQSFEGRGPITYVSSPDSSGAAQETIDAWNAEHPDEQVEWIELPLDADQQRQQMVQNAQLESDTYTVLNLDVVWTSEFAANRWIAPLPEDELPVAEMIPATVEAGTYADQLFAAPYYTDGALLYGRSDLLDAAGVQMPQTWDEMQAACDAVLALPEAEGMSCYAGQFDKNEGLTVNFSEAVTSAGGTLFTEDGQPSVDTPEALTALNFLVDGFESGMIPEKAITFQEEQGRQAFQSGDLVFLRNWPYIYNPLSAEDGSSEVAGKFEVAPIPGLESTGVSTLGGRNLAVSTFAENKATALDFIDFFVSREQEGQRLELSSRAPVYGEYFEDDDVVSSLPYLPTLLGSIESAQPRPKTVQYGQTTAAIQDAVYAAITGEQSPEDALAELQVLLTSQTASQ, encoded by the coding sequence ATGAAGCAACGTCGCTCGAATCGTCCCTTCGCCGTCACGGCCATCGTCTCCATCGGCGCCCTCGCGCTGACCGGCTGCAGCTCGGCCGCGAGCTCTGAATCCGGTGACCCGCAATCCTTCGAAGGGCGAGGTCCCATCACCTATGTCAGCAGCCCGGATTCCTCCGGGGCAGCGCAGGAAACCATTGACGCCTGGAACGCGGAGCACCCGGACGAGCAGGTGGAGTGGATCGAGCTCCCCCTAGACGCCGATCAGCAGCGTCAGCAAATGGTGCAGAACGCCCAACTCGAATCGGACACCTACACGGTTCTCAACCTCGATGTGGTGTGGACCAGTGAATTCGCCGCCAACCGCTGGATTGCTCCGTTGCCCGAAGACGAGTTGCCGGTGGCGGAGATGATCCCCGCGACGGTTGAGGCCGGCACGTACGCGGATCAGCTCTTTGCCGCCCCGTATTACACCGATGGGGCGCTGCTCTATGGGCGGTCTGACCTGTTGGACGCGGCCGGGGTGCAAATGCCGCAGACGTGGGATGAGATGCAGGCTGCGTGCGATGCGGTGTTGGCGTTGCCTGAGGCCGAGGGCATGAGCTGCTACGCCGGGCAGTTCGACAAAAATGAGGGCCTGACGGTGAACTTCAGCGAGGCCGTCACCTCCGCCGGCGGCACCCTGTTTACTGAAGACGGGCAGCCCAGCGTTGACACGCCGGAAGCCCTGACGGCGCTCAACTTCCTGGTGGACGGATTCGAGTCGGGAATGATCCCGGAAAAGGCCATCACCTTCCAGGAAGAACAGGGGCGTCAGGCCTTCCAAAGTGGTGACCTCGTGTTCCTGCGCAACTGGCCATACATCTACAACCCGCTGAGCGCCGAGGACGGGTCCAGCGAGGTAGCGGGGAAGTTCGAGGTTGCCCCGATCCCGGGCTTGGAGAGCACGGGCGTTTCCACGCTGGGCGGCCGGAATCTGGCCGTCTCCACCTTCGCCGAGAATAAGGCCACTGCGCTGGACTTCATCGACTTCTTTGTCAGCCGTGAGCAGGAGGGCCAGCGCCTCGAGCTCAGCTCACGGGCCCCGGTCTACGGCGAGTACTTCGAGGACGACGACGTGGTGAGCTCGTTGCCCTACCTGCCCACTCTGTTGGGTTCCATTGAGTCGGCCCAGCCCCGGCCCAAGACCGTCCAGTACGGCCAAACCACCGCCGCGATTCAGGACGCCGTCTACGCCGCCATCACCGGCGAACAGTCGCCCGAAGACGCGCTCGCGGAGCTGCAGGTGCTGCTCACGTCCCAGACCGCGAGCCAGTAG
- a CDS encoding carbohydrate ABC transporter permease, translating into MTPPTAATAPKTSQPPELPPTDPRGHTADSPAPRGATPAPRRQDGKAAAFLLSPTLIVLALVIFYPLLSAVGQSLYSSDAGLDDQGFVVQGDVFVGLQNYAQIFAGPESARFYNALWNTTFFTVVSVALETVIGVMFALMMNRAFKGRAFLRAAVLVPWAIPTAVSGLLWRWMFQTDGIVNTLSGAQVLWTAEGMAAQVAVITAEVWKTAPFIGLLVLAGLQIIPEEVYEAAKLDGATAWQQFWSITLPLVKPALLVAVLFRLLDALRMFDLPFVLIGPRKESVETLSILAWDSANQLEYGMASAFAVVLVVYVAAIVYVFVRLLGADIFTSSDAATPRKRFRRAAADDAVVPPARQPGARTTTHEVKQP; encoded by the coding sequence ATGACGCCTCCCACCGCGGCCACCGCGCCGAAAACGTCTCAGCCGCCCGAGCTGCCTCCAACTGATCCGAGAGGGCACACCGCCGACTCGCCGGCGCCGCGGGGCGCCACACCCGCCCCGCGCCGGCAGGACGGCAAAGCGGCAGCATTTCTCCTGTCGCCCACCCTCATCGTCCTGGCACTGGTCATTTTCTACCCGCTCCTGTCCGCGGTAGGGCAGTCCCTGTATTCCTCTGATGCGGGACTCGATGATCAGGGATTTGTGGTGCAGGGTGATGTCTTCGTCGGCCTGCAAAATTACGCGCAGATCTTTGCGGGCCCGGAGAGCGCGCGTTTTTATAACGCTCTCTGGAACACCACTTTCTTCACCGTGGTGTCCGTGGCTCTCGAAACCGTCATCGGCGTGATGTTTGCGTTGATGATGAACCGCGCCTTCAAGGGCCGCGCGTTCTTGCGGGCCGCCGTTCTGGTCCCGTGGGCCATTCCGACGGCGGTGTCCGGCCTGTTGTGGCGCTGGATGTTCCAGACGGACGGAATCGTCAACACGTTGAGTGGCGCGCAGGTTCTTTGGACGGCCGAGGGGATGGCGGCCCAGGTTGCTGTCATTACCGCTGAAGTCTGGAAGACGGCACCCTTCATTGGCTTGCTGGTGCTTGCGGGTCTGCAGATCATTCCCGAAGAGGTGTACGAGGCCGCCAAGCTCGATGGCGCGACCGCCTGGCAGCAGTTCTGGTCCATCACGCTGCCTCTGGTGAAACCCGCGCTGCTGGTGGCGGTGCTGTTCCGCTTGCTGGATGCGCTACGCATGTTCGATTTGCCCTTTGTGCTCATTGGGCCGCGGAAGGAGTCCGTCGAGACCCTTTCCATCTTGGCGTGGGACTCCGCCAACCAGCTCGAGTACGGCATGGCGTCCGCGTTTGCCGTGGTTCTCGTGGTCTACGTGGCGGCGATCGTGTACGTCTTCGTGCGGCTTCTGGGAGCGGACATCTTCACCTCCTCTGACGCCGCGACGCCACGCAAGCGGTTCCGTCGCGCAGCAGCTGACGACGCCGTCGTACCTCCAGCACGGCAACCGGGCGCCCGTACAACGACCCACGAGGTGAAGCAGCCATGA
- a CDS encoding carbohydrate ABC transporter permease has product MTTQTLTLPRAPRSWKKLAQPVALILIGVYCLAPFYWMLVSSLRRTSDIFDTSLFPQTLSVESYAKVFSGSSDFARALVNSLIVATVTTTLALLLAIFAAYAISRLHFRFKNVILAVIIATSMFPGISVVVPLLRLFSDIGWINTYQAMIVPSLSFAIPLAVYNLTTFMKQLPFDLEEAAMIDGATKWQAFRKILLPLAAPGIFTTAILTFIHSWNEFIIALSMVNNPKFQTATVAISKFTGASEFQAPYGEQMAAGVIVTIPLVIVVLIFQRRIVEGLTSGATK; this is encoded by the coding sequence ATGACCACGCAAACACTGACCCTTCCGCGGGCCCCGCGTTCCTGGAAGAAGCTGGCCCAGCCAGTGGCCTTGATCCTCATCGGGGTCTACTGCCTGGCCCCGTTCTACTGGATGCTGGTCTCCAGCCTGCGCCGAACCAGCGATATTTTTGATACGTCCCTGTTCCCGCAGACGCTGTCCGTGGAAAGCTACGCCAAGGTTTTTAGCGGCTCCTCCGACTTCGCGCGGGCCCTCGTCAATAGCCTGATCGTCGCCACCGTCACCACGACGCTCGCGTTGCTCTTGGCCATCTTCGCGGCCTACGCGATCTCGCGCTTGCACTTCCGGTTCAAGAACGTGATCCTCGCGGTCATTATCGCTACCTCGATGTTCCCCGGAATCTCGGTCGTGGTGCCGTTGCTGCGGCTGTTCTCTGACATCGGGTGGATCAACACGTATCAAGCCATGATCGTGCCGAGCCTGTCCTTCGCCATCCCCCTGGCCGTCTATAACCTGACCACGTTTATGAAGCAGTTGCCGTTCGACTTGGAAGAGGCGGCCATGATCGACGGCGCCACGAAGTGGCAGGCTTTCCGGAAGATCCTCTTGCCGCTGGCCGCGCCCGGAATCTTCACGACCGCGATTCTGACGTTTATCCACAGCTGGAATGAGTTCATCATTGCCCTATCGATGGTCAATAACCCGAAGTTTCAGACGGCCACCGTGGCGATTTCCAAGTTCACGGGCGCCAGTGAATTTCAGGCGCCGTATGGCGAGCAGATGGCCGCTGGCGTCATTGTGACCATCCCGTTGGTGATCGTCGTGCTGATCTTCCAACGCCGCATTGTTGAAGGACTTACGTCAGGAGCAACCAAGTGA
- a CDS encoding alpha-amylase family glycosyl hydrolase has translation MPTPAELSGPPVGPSVSPLDQRALDEKWWETGVVYQVYPRSFADSNGDGVGDLRGVIERLPYIAALGVSGIWLTPFQPSPGVDQGYDVQDYCGVDPLFGTLEDFDELAARCHELGLRVLMDIVPNHTSTEHPLFKQAVAEGPGSAARRLFHIEPGRENGQPPNNWLSVFGGPAWSRIAPESAVDTEWYLHLFSPGQPDWNWDEPEIWDMFDDVLRFWFDRGADGARIDVAHGLFKAPGLPDSPSVPAVIDGLRSNPLVMDQEAVHEVYRRWRRLAEEYQPPRVLVGEVNLEPERSARYTRPDEMHQTFAFAFARLGWEPERWVDAGRRFESMRREHGAAPTWALENHDLVRTVTRFGGGTVGARRARAGVLATLGFPGGAYLYQGQELGLPEVDVPEHQRRDPMWFRGGVSRDGARVPLPWSVGGDGAHGFADDAGAVPWLPQPEWWGRYSIDAQEQSADSLLAMTRQAVRIRRELVASGQFDPHAGADWNLEGEAMVCRSGTGLAVVVAMGEHAVELPEGRLLIASAEVKEHRLPADAAAWVLTGPAA, from the coding sequence ATGCCCACTCCCGCCGAGCTGAGCGGACCGCCGGTTGGTCCTAGCGTTTCCCCGCTGGACCAGCGCGCCTTAGACGAGAAGTGGTGGGAGACCGGGGTGGTCTATCAGGTCTACCCACGCTCCTTCGCGGACTCCAACGGCGACGGGGTCGGGGACCTCCGCGGGGTGATCGAGCGCCTGCCGTATATCGCAGCGCTGGGCGTGAGCGGTATCTGGTTGACGCCGTTCCAGCCGTCTCCCGGGGTGGATCAGGGGTATGACGTTCAGGATTACTGCGGCGTTGACCCCCTGTTCGGGACGCTCGAGGACTTCGACGAACTCGCGGCTCGCTGCCACGAGCTTGGCCTGCGTGTGCTGATGGACATCGTCCCGAACCACACGTCCACCGAGCATCCGCTGTTCAAGCAGGCTGTGGCGGAAGGGCCGGGATCCGCGGCCCGCCGCTTGTTCCACATCGAGCCCGGCCGGGAAAATGGGCAGCCGCCGAATAACTGGTTGAGCGTCTTTGGCGGCCCGGCGTGGTCCCGCATCGCGCCGGAGTCGGCCGTGGACACGGAGTGGTACCTCCATCTCTTCTCCCCGGGTCAGCCCGATTGGAACTGGGACGAGCCGGAGATCTGGGACATGTTTGATGACGTGCTCCGCTTCTGGTTCGACCGCGGCGCGGACGGGGCGCGCATTGATGTGGCCCACGGCTTGTTCAAGGCGCCCGGTTTGCCGGATTCACCGAGCGTTCCAGCGGTGATTGATGGCTTGCGCTCGAACCCCCTGGTCATGGACCAGGAAGCGGTGCACGAGGTGTACCGGCGCTGGCGCCGGCTGGCAGAGGAGTACCAACCGCCTCGCGTGCTGGTCGGAGAAGTGAATCTGGAGCCAGAGCGGTCCGCCCGGTATACGCGACCGGATGAAATGCACCAGACGTTCGCGTTCGCTTTCGCCCGGCTCGGATGGGAACCGGAGCGTTGGGTGGATGCCGGACGACGCTTCGAATCCATGCGCCGGGAGCATGGCGCGGCACCGACGTGGGCGTTGGAAAATCACGACCTCGTGCGGACGGTGACCCGGTTTGGAGGTGGGACCGTGGGGGCGCGGCGGGCGCGCGCCGGGGTGTTGGCCACACTGGGCTTTCCCGGCGGGGCGTACCTCTACCAGGGGCAGGAGCTAGGGCTTCCGGAAGTCGACGTTCCCGAACATCAACGCCGGGATCCGATGTGGTTCCGTGGGGGCGTCAGCCGGGATGGGGCCCGCGTGCCCCTGCCGTGGTCGGTGGGCGGTGACGGCGCCCACGGGTTCGCGGACGACGCCGGTGCGGTTCCGTGGTTGCCTCAGCCGGAGTGGTGGGGGCGGTACAGCATTGACGCGCAAGAACAGTCGGCGGATTCCCTGCTGGCGATGACGCGGCAGGCGGTGCGGATCCGGCGCGAGCTGGTGGCCTCGGGGCAGTTCGACCCGCATGCGGGGGCCGACTGGAACCTCGAGGGGGAGGCCATGGTGTGCCGCAGCGGCACCGGCCTCGCCGTCGTCGTGGCCATGGGCGAGCACGCGGTGGAGTTGCCGGAGGGACGGTTGTTGATCGCTTCAGCCGAGGTGAAGGAGCATCGGCTCCCGGCTGATGCGGCAGCCTGGGTTCTGACCGGTCCCGCTGCGTAA